Below is a genomic region from Paraburkholderia sp. BL10I2N1.
CTTGCGAAACCCCGCATCGCAGTTCGCATCTGGGTGGCTGTTAAGGCAGGAATGGAACAACCCGTTCTTTGTTGCTGCACCATTTCGCGTCTTGGGTCTCAACCAGGCCGAACCCGTTGTAAAGCAGGTCATCGAGACGTGTGGAGTGAGCTTGCCGTCGTTTGCTTGCGCTTCGGTCGAAGAGTATGCGGCACTTTGCGAACAGTATGCGCGTACGGCCGAAAGTAGCAATGCATACCGGGCGTTTGTGGCGTTGTGGATTCTCTGCGCTTCGCGAATAGTAGACGGTGCGGATCTGTTAATCGACATGGATCGGGTCGGGCAGTCTCCTGCGTACGCCTCCGAACTGCGCGCACAGTTTCGTGCGCAGGCCAACGTGACGCCAGATTTTAGTGGCGCGCGAGACCTGGTCGACGAGACGAAGCGATGCGCGACGCGGATAAAGGGAATAGACGGTCGATTGATACGGTCCATTAATTTTTCGGCGCAAAAGTTCCTGCTGTCGCAAATCGACGGTTCGCATGATTCGCAGACAGGCGTGGCGAAGGTTATCCGCGAGAAGCTCTCGCTTGCCGACGAAATATCTGGGCAGTGGCGCTAGGCATTCCGGGGAACCCGCCCGGCGCTATCCATCTCCCTAAAGTCGAAAGCACGGACACGAAAGGCTATCAAGCTGCGGCGCTCCATCAATGCAGAGCAGTGAGCAGGGACACCTGTTACTGGTTGCCTGCAAAAAGCATCCGGATTTCGTCGGCCAGCCACTCCCGCAGCACACACACCTTCGGGTGACGTTCGTTACCCGCGCGATACACCAGATCGTAGCCGAGCGCCACGCCTTCTCCCCGGATGGCCGCTTCAACGGCCATGCTGCCGTGACCGTAAGCCGGACCACGGCTGCTGCGGAGGATGTCTACCCCGGCCAGCGCGAACCATTGCTTCCAGTTGGCTCGCATGCGGTCCTCATGCAGCAACATGCAGCCCGCCATGCTCGCAATGGATGAGAACCGCCCATCGCAGCCCGGTAGGCCGGGCTGCAAACCGGCGTCACAGTTTCTTTCATTATCCGCTCGGCCACGACCCCAGGGTAACGGCCGCCGCCGTAGCGGACGGCCGCATCGGCCTGTCCGTCGCTCAGGTCGACGTTAATATCCGTAACGTCCAGATGAACGTCCAGTTCCGGATAGCGTGCCTTCAGCCGGTACAGACGTGGCGCCAGCCACTTGCTCGCAAACGACACGCTCGTGCTGATCGTCAGGCGCGTCACGCTGTCTTGCGCGCGGATGCGTTCGGCCTCCCTCGTGAGTTCGCCCAGCAAACGGCTGACGGCCGCCAGGAATTCGGCTCCCTCGTCGGTCAGGACAATACGGCGCGTCAGGCGCCGAAACAGCTCGACACCGAGATACTCCTCGAGCGGCGGGATGGCCGGCGATGCAACAGGCCTGGCCGGTGCACGAAGGCCCGTTGCCTGTTCGAGCTGTAGGGTAAATGCGCTTGCGCCCGTGATGAGCTCATGCCCCTTGCGTACCGCTCCCTCTCGCGTTACGTTGGCAACAATTCGGCCAGCCAATGGGAAGTGGTGCGATGCAAAACCTCATCCAGATCGCGTGCGCAGCCTGCCTCGTCGTAGCAACCGCTGCGACGGCGCAAACCCCAGCCTCACAACCCTCTGCGGGCGGGACACCCGACAAGATCCCGTTCGACATTCCCTATGGCAATGCGATCGGTCTGGACACCGCGAAAAGCTTGCTCGCAATTGCAGAAGCCGAAGCGAAGAAACACAACTGGAAAATGAACATTGCTGTCG
It encodes:
- a CDS encoding LysR substrate-binding domain-containing protein translates to MAGRIVANVTREGAVRKGHELITGASAFTLQLEQATGLRAPARPVASPAIPPLEEYLGVELFRRLTRRIVLTDEGAEFLAAVSRLLGELTREAERIRAQDSVTRLTISTSVSFASKWLAPRLYRLKARYPELDVHLDVTDINVDLSDGQADAAVRYGGGRYPGVVAERIMKETVTPVCSPAYRAAMGGSHPLRAWRAACCCMRTACEPTGSNGSRWPG